The Labilibaculum sp. sequence ATTTAAAAGAGTTTGGAATCTTTTTATTTTCTAAATTCTTGGAGTGCCGGGAGCGGTTGAAAATTAGCTGAACTAAGTTGAGAACCAAAAAACATGTAAAAACTTGCATTTATCGAATAAAATGAAGATTCTCCCGATAAAATTAGGGAAGAACCTCTCATATTTAGTAATTTCAAACTCAAAGCAAAAAATTCGTAATGGAAAGATGTTTATCGAATGTGGCCAATGATGGTAAATGTTTTATTAGATTGATTATTTGTTTTAATTTTAATCAGAAATTTAAAAGCCTGGAAATATGAGCACATATTATAACAAGGTAAAAGATTACCTGTTGAATTTAGAATTCACTATTATTAAAGAAGATAAGGCAGAAGAGCTGTTTGTGGTTGAAAATCCGGAAGGTGGAATTGCAAATCTGATTGTTGATTGTGAAGATCCAATTTTGATTGTTGAAGGTGTACTGTTTGAGTTGACAAGTGATAATCCTGAAATTTATAAAGCTTTACTGAAAAAGAACAGGGAAATTATTCATGGTGCGTTTGTTCTCGACGGATCAGGAAAAAAAGTTCTTTTTAGAGATACTCTGCAATTAGAGAATTTAGATCAGAATGAATTAGAGGCAACACTTAACTCATTGGAAATGCTGTTAAGTGAGTACTCGGAAGAGATTATTTCATATTCAAAATTGTAACCTGATAAATCAATATACAAATGGGAATTTTTGGTAGATTATTCAACGTTGGCAAAGCTGAAGCTCATGCCGCTATAGATAAATTAGAGGATCCGATTAAGATGACCGAGCAGGGAATCAGAGATTTGAAAAATGACTTGGATAAGAGCTTGCAGGCTTTAGCTGAGGTTAAGGCAATGGCGATTCGAAGCAAGAGAGAATTAAATGAGCAAAAATCAGTAGCTAAAAATTACGAGCAAAAAGCAATATTATTATTGCAAAAGGCCGAAAGAGGTGAGCTTGAAATGTCGGAAGCAGAACGTTTGGCAACCGAAGCTTTAGCGAAAAAAGAAGATGCGGTTTCTGCGGTAGTAAGATCCGAGGAAGAAGTTGTTAAATTTGATGCCAGCATTAGTCAGTTGGATACGAATGTGAAGAAGTTGAAATCGACGATTACTCGTTACGAGAATGAGTTGAAGACTTTAAAAGCCCGTGCCCGGGTTAGTCAGGCTACTCAAAAAATTAACAAACAACTTTCTGGTATTGATAGTTCGGGAACAGTTGGGATGTTGGAGAAAATGAAAGATAAAGTGGCGCAGCAAGAGGCAATGGCCGAAGCATACGGTGACATTGCTTTTGAAAACCGTAGTTTAGATGATGAAATTGATGCAACTTTAAACGAAAGCAATGTGAAAACATCCAATGCATTGGAAGAGTTGAAAGCGAAAATGAAGAATAAAGAATAGCTGTTTTTACAAATTTGAACGAAATTAAAAATGGGATTTACCGATTTTTTTAAACGAAAACAGCCGAAATATGACACTACCAATATCCGGGTTACCGATCTGGATGTTGGTTTTGTTTTTGAATATGATCTGTCGAGCTGGGAAGTGCAGGCGAGTTATGAGTACGATTGGGGTGATAATTATTTCTCAAAGGAATACAAGATTAATGATGGCAGCAAGACACTTTTTCTTTCTGTAGAAGATGATGATGAAATAAGCCTGGGGGTTTGCGATAAGATTAAGGTTCGTGAATTGGGCGAGAATGTGCTTTCAGATTTATTAACGGATCAGAAACCTCCAAAGAGTGTAATCTATAAGGATAAAAAATATTTCTTTGATCAGGAATCACCGGGTTACTTTAATGATAAAGCCCGTGGAGAGGATTGGGTGGAATTTATATCATGGGATTTTGTTGATGAGTCCGGAGAATATATTGTTACCATTGAGCAATGGGATGAAAAAGAATTTGAAGCTTCGGCCGGTAAGGCAATTAAGGAATTCGAAATATCTAATATTTTGCCTAAATAAGTTAGTAAGAGTTATTGGTGAAAAGCATCTGACTTTCATCGATAACTCTTAATTCGTAATTATAAACTATAATTTATGAACACAGTAACTAAAGTAATCATTGGGATTATTGTGGTGTTTTTTATAGCAAAGACTTGTGGACGATCAGGATCTTCCTCCTCTTCTTCAGTTGCTGAAACATGGCAAAAATCTCCTGTTGATAATTTGATTAAGGAGTTGAATGATGAACAGAACTTCTCGATAATCTTATTTGATATGGATGCTAATGAAGGTTCTGACGATTATCGTCATCAATATCAGGTGATTGTTCAGCGTCCGGACACCGTTGTGGAACAAAAGTCTGCCTGGAAAAATGTGAGTGCGGCTTTCTTCTCTCAGAATCTGAACAATATGGGAATGGAAATTGCTTCTAAAAAGGATGGAATTGTAACGAAGCAAGCTGTGCCTGCAGGATACAATCACTATGTTGGAAATGAGAAATACGGACGATGGGAAAATCGGGGGGGGGCTTCTTTCTGGGCATTCTACGGACAATATGCTTTTATGTCGCACATGTTCAATATGGGATCGTACCGACGTTCTTACTGGGATGATTACCGTGGAGGAGGATATTACGGAAGTTCCAGAGGATACTACGGTCCAAATGGAAGCAGCCCTGTTTATGGCACAAAATCTTATACTTCTTCCGGTTCGGGAACCAATAGTAAATGGGGAAGCAAACCTTCTACATTTAAAGATAAAGTTCGAAGTAGGGTGAGTCGTTCTTCAGGTTCAAGCAGCACAAGATCTTCGAGCAAAACAACAAGAAGTTCATCAAGATACCGCACAAGTTCAACTCGCTCACGCAGCGGTGGATTTGGCAAATAAACCATTGTATAACTCATAGATTTAAAACTTATGATATCATTATCAGAAATTTCGTTTATCGTTTATGACGCTGTGGTTTATATCATGGCAGCCTTTGCCATTTTCCTAATCGGAAAATTTGTTTATCAATTGCTTCATCCATCTTTTAAAGTGAAAGAGGAGTTGGTGAAGAAAGATAATTTTGCCTTTGCCATTTCCCATGTGGGATATTATATCGGCTTATTGTTTTCAATAGGAAGTGCCATTGTAGGACCATCAAATGGTTTGGTAAATGATGTGATTGACATTGCCGTTTATGGTTTGTTGGCCATTGTACTTTTGAACATCTCCATATTTTTGTCTGATTATTTAATTCTTCGGAAATTTTCAGTTCGTAAGGAGATCATTGAAGATCAAAATGTTGGGACCGGTGTTGTTGAGGGAGCTGTTTCAGTTGCTTCGGGATTAATTATTTTTGGAGCAGTTTCGGGTGAGAGTGAAGGACTTTTATTTGGTGTTTTAACTGCTGTTGTTTTTTGGGCAT is a genomic window containing:
- a CDS encoding DUF350 domain-containing protein: MISLSEISFIVYDAVVYIMAAFAIFLIGKFVYQLLHPSFKVKEELVKKDNFAFAISHVGYYIGLLFSIGSAIVGPSNGLVNDVIDIAVYGLLAIVLLNISIFLSDYLILRKFSVRKEIIEDQNVGTGVVEGAVSVASGLIIFGAVSGESEGLLFGVLTAVVFWAFGQLALIVTTRIYNWITPYNLHEHIEKDNVAVGIGFAGAIIAIGNLIRFGLIGDFEGWLPSFTEAGFELVVGLILLPVMRLITDKILLPGERLTDEIINQEKPNVGAALIEAFAYIGGSVLITWCL
- a CDS encoding YbjN domain-containing protein; its protein translation is MSTYYNKVKDYLLNLEFTIIKEDKAEELFVVENPEGGIANLIVDCEDPILIVEGVLFELTSDNPEIYKALLKKNREIIHGAFVLDGSGKKVLFRDTLQLENLDQNELEATLNSLEMLLSEYSEEIISYSKL
- a CDS encoding PspA/IM30 family protein, whose protein sequence is MGIFGRLFNVGKAEAHAAIDKLEDPIKMTEQGIRDLKNDLDKSLQALAEVKAMAIRSKRELNEQKSVAKNYEQKAILLLQKAERGELEMSEAERLATEALAKKEDAVSAVVRSEEEVVKFDASISQLDTNVKKLKSTITRYENELKTLKARARVSQATQKINKQLSGIDSSGTVGMLEKMKDKVAQQEAMAEAYGDIAFENRSLDDEIDATLNESNVKTSNALEELKAKMKNKE
- a CDS encoding DUF4178 domain-containing protein, which codes for MGFTDFFKRKQPKYDTTNIRVTDLDVGFVFEYDLSSWEVQASYEYDWGDNYFSKEYKINDGSKTLFLSVEDDDEISLGVCDKIKVRELGENVLSDLLTDQKPPKSVIYKDKKYFFDQESPGYFNDKARGEDWVEFISWDFVDESGEYIVTIEQWDEKEFEASAGKAIKEFEISNILPK